Below is a genomic region from Haliotis asinina isolate JCU_RB_2024 chromosome 14, JCU_Hal_asi_v2, whole genome shotgun sequence.
CCGGAAGAAACTATATCCTCAAAGCTGCGATTCCGCACATTGGGAAATTTTCATATGCGTTCCAAGAAAAGGGCGTGGTGGTAGATATTTCGGATCACTTCCCTTTGAGTGATTTAGAGAAGAAAGACATACTGAGATGCCATTTGATTCGACGATCCATTCAACTGAACAACGAGGAGGCCATGGTGGAAAGAATATGTCAAATGACCACTGTGCATGGGTTTCCCCACTGCTGTCGTCTGTTTGTAGACATCAAAGATGCCCACAGCAACCCGATAGAGTTTTTCTCAAATCCTCTGGTGTTTCTAAACTTTACCACCCAGAAACTAATCCTAGATGAGAAGACACGGGCATTGTTTTATGTTCTATTGCAGAATGGAGGTTCTGTGTCGAAAGCGTCACTAAAAGAAAGAGATCTATTTGAGGTTGCAGACGCTTTAGTGGACAGTTACCTTGTTGATGGCAGCAATACATTTCAGATCAGTCATCCCTCAATTCACTGGAGCATTGTCTATGCCATAGGATGCAAGGATACCGAATTTCTCATCAAGGAGTGTCCTCtaatatttgtaaacaaattcGTCACTGTTCGTAACACCCAACCATTAGATGAACGTGACTCTCCGAAATTCACCCCAAAAATCGAAATACATGGTGACCAAGTAGATCAGCTCCTCAACAGATTTGTTACAGAAACAGAGTTGAATAATCTTCTCATGGTTCTCTCACACCAAGTGTTTAAATGTGACAAATTTGTTGAAGATTATATATCATGCTTGTCACAGAAACTAGGTATATCCAAACTGCTTTCGTGGAAAGACAGCCGAACCAGAAAGGCCTTTATATATCTGTCCACAAGCAGCAAGTCATCCAAACTTCTAAACTTCATTGCAAACAAACATGATCTGACTTGTGATGAGCTGAAGCATGCATTCCTAGGGTGCTGTGAGTATGGATCAACAGACGCATTCCAGTTTCTTGCTGGCCGATATCCCAATATGGACATGGGAGCTGTGGATGAGAACAGGAAAACAGCGTTGTCTCTGGCAGCAGAGAATGGACACATGGACATTGTTGAGCTGCTCCTTCCTAGCGTGAACAACATCCATGCTAAGGACAGTCTTGGAATGACAGCCTTACACTGCGCTGCTGAAAAAGGTCAGATAGATGTAATTCATGTCCTGGTTCAAAATGGCATCAAAATTAATGAACCAGATGCCTTTGGCAGGACAGCTCTTCATCACGCTGCCTGGGGAGGCCATGAGGATGTAGTATGCTGCTTGGTACAGGAGGGTGCAGATGTTAATAGGAAGGATGTGGATAAATCCACAGCTCTGCATGACGCTTGTCACAGAGGATATGCTCAGGTTGCAGCTAATCTTATACAGTCAGGAGCTTGCATGGACATCCAGAATGACTGGAATGATACACCCTTACACATCTCGGCTTCTCATGGAAGTGTGAGTGTGGTTAGACGGTTACTCAGCTGCGGATGTGGCCTCAGCCTCAAGAACAGTAAAGGACAGACTGCAGAGGACATTGCCAGGAGGTTAGGATACAAAGAAGTTCTTGAGGCAATACTCAGGTATAAA
It encodes:
- the LOC137260723 gene encoding uncharacterized protein, with protein sequence MADNSHSAPKTVLHLKSQCSRDLERVASTPEQNYPFSSRGPPIISIGGHVNIGPGNILARSRREIDQAIQHMVRTKAYRKLIENLHKGHAWTIITGCPGEGKTILAYFVMKYFQDRDYNAIVIKTPEQYHNINDFGPKTVVMMNDIFGVLALDVNSLADWLFVLDDIDKRIEHTRSSQEDTQFHVVITGRNYILKAAIPHIGKFSYAFQEKGVVVDISDHFPLSDLEKKDILRCHLIRRSIQLNNEEAMVERICQMTTVHGFPHCCRLFVDIKDAHSNPIEFFSNPLVFLNFTTQKLILDEKTRALFYVLLQNGGSVSKASLKERDLFEVADALVDSYLVDGSNTFQISHPSIHWSIVYAIGCKDTEFLIKECPLIFVNKFVTVRNTQPLDERDSPKFTPKIEIHGDQVDQLLNRFVTETELNNLLMVLSHQVFKCDKFVEDYISCLSQKLGISKLLSWKDSRTRKAFIYLSTSSKSSKLLNFIANKHDLTCDELKHAFLGCCEYGSTDAFQFLAGRYPNMDMGAVDENRKTALSLAAENGHMDIVELLLPSVNNIHAKDSLGMTALHCAAEKGQIDVIHVLVQNGIKINEPDAFGRTALHHAAWGGHEDVVCCLVQEGADVNRKDVDKSTALHDACHRGYAQVAANLIQSGACMDIQNDWNDTPLHISASHGSVSVVRRLLSCGCGLSLKNSKGQTAEDIARRLGYKEVLEAILRYKERQVRSSFEHEFT